The genome window GCAACAGTTAATCCAGTCTCTGCTTAACTCCTTATTTTACAGCGTTGTCAATATTTTTCAATACCAGGAAAATGAGCGTATCCAGGCCGTGTCCTCCCGGAGTGTTGATATAGTCAAAAATTTCAATCTCCTGGTTAAGGCGAATTTTCATAGTTTGAAAAAACCGGCAGATTATGCCGCACAGATGAACATTACGGTGAGTTACCTGAACGATACGGTCAAGTCTATAACCGGGTTTTCGTCCACCTGGCTGATCAAACAGGAAGTGCTGCGGGAAGCACAGCGCCTGCTATTTTATACTACAAAGAGTGTGAAAGAAATTGCATTTCAACTTGGGTTTGAAGATCATAAATACTTCATCCGGCTATTCAGCAAAACAATCGGAACATCGCCCGCCAGCTTCCGTAAAACACGTGGTGCCGGAAAACAAAAGCACGCAAGTGCCGCCTTAAAGGCATAAATGTTCACTTGCCAATTATCGGCAGTCATTTTCCCGTTCGCTCAATAAGACGACCGTTTCCTCA of Dyadobacter chenhuakuii contains these proteins:
- a CDS encoding AraC family transcriptional regulator, producing the protein MTNQEIEIRHLQHRMTGIEIGQISEEAYFDAMSDRVRGPHRHDHYFCFLLEGGSMGGSIDFQDVDINQPALLLSCPGQVHDFRHAEKVTGWAAAFDAKYIDQSARVVIENSLANIAIILLNDADKEWFVRIFQLLSAAVNEEKPAQFRQQLIQSLLNSLFYSVVNIFQYQENERIQAVSSRSVDIVKNFNLLVKANFHSLKKPADYAAQMNITVSYLNDTVKSITGFSSTWLIKQEVLREAQRLLFYTTKSVKEIAFQLGFEDHKYFIRLFSKTIGTSPASFRKTRGAGKQKHASAALKA